TTAAGGACGGTCATGCTTCCTTCGTCAGCATGACCGTCCTTTTTTATTTTAGTCACTTATGTAGCTGCGCCCACTGAACGGCTAATAAGCTTTTGGCATCTTGCAACGGCTCTTTCAACAAGGCTTCCCGCGAGAGGCGCACTAGCTCAATGGATTCGTTTTCGGCGGCCAGGCCGCCGCCGGGGCCGGTTTGGCGGCTCACCTCGGCGTAATATACGGCGATGGTTTCGGCGCTGGTACCGGGCGAGGGCCACATGGTGACGATGGGAATTAGCTGGTCAATCTCGTAGCCCAACTCCTCATGAATCTCGCGGCGCACGGCGGTTTCGGGGCTCTCGTTTTTATCAATCATGCCGGCCGCGATTTCGAGTAATTCGCGCTCGGCCCCGAACCGGAACTGCCGGGTAAGCAGGTACTGGTGCGCCTGCGTGTCGTAGACCAGCGCCGCCACGGCGTGGCCAGGGGCGAACTGCTCGCGGGGTAATTCTTTGCCTTCGTCGGTTTTAATCGTGAGCTGGTTGAGCTTAAAGTGGCCGTCGTAAGCGACCGCGCGGTGAACTATTTGCATGGGGTTGGGGATTTAAGCGGTACCTTTGCCGCCGAAGGCAGCCCGGCAAATCGGACCGGCTGCTGGCCGTAAGTATACGGCCACCGGCCCGCCGCGGCGTTGTTTGAACGCCCGGCGCAGGCAATTTTCCCTTTCTTTTCTTGCTTTAGCGCGGGCTGCCGATGGCCTCCGCCCCGGCCACTGCCCACCGGCGGGTGGCTCCTACCCCCATGACTTTCAACGAACTCAACCTGATTGAGCCCATCCTGCGCGCCCTGAGCGAGGAAGGCTACACCACCCCCACGCCCATTCAGCAGCAGGCCATTCCGCAGGTGCTCGAAGGGCACGACCTACTGGGCGTGGCCCAGACGGGCACCGGCAAAACGGCTGCCTTCTCGGTGCCCATTCTCCAGACGCTGCACCAAACTTCCCTGACCCAGAAGGCCGGCCAGGGCCCGCGCGGCCGCATTCGCTGCCTGGTGCTGACGCCCACCCGTGAGTTGGCCATTCAAATTGGCGAGAGCTTTAAGGCCTATGGCCGCCACCTACCGCAGCTGCGCTCGACGGTTATTTTTGGGGGGGTAGGGCAAAATCCCCAGGTGCAAGCCTTGCAGCGCGGGGTCGAAATCCTGGTGGCCACGCCCGGCCGCCTGCTCGATTTGATGAACCAGGGCTACGTCAACTTGCAGCACGTCGAGGTTTTCGTGCTCGATGAGGCCGACCGGATGCTGGACATGGGCTTTATCCACGACATTAAGCGGATTTTGCCCAAGCTGCCGGCCAGCCGCCAGAGCCTGTTCTTCTCGGCTACCATGCCGAACGTCATTAAGGAGCTATCGGCCACCATCCTACGCCCCAACCCGGTGCAGGTGGCTGTTACGCCCGTGTCGAGCACCGCCGATACGGTGACGCAATCGGTGTTTCTGGTGGATAAGAACGACAAGCCGGCCCTGCTGCGCCACGTCCTGAAAGACCCCGCTATCAAGCGTGTGCTGGTCTTTACCCGCACCAAGCACGGGGCCAATAAGGTGACCGAAACGCTGGAGAAGGCTCAGATTGCGGCCGAGGCCATCCACGGCAACAAGAGCCAGAACCATCGCCAGCGGGCACTCAGCAACTTCAAGGCCGGCACCACCCGCGTGCTGGTAGCCACCGATATCGCCGCCCGCGGCATCGACGTGGACGACCTGACTCACGTTATCAACTACGAGGTGCCTAACGAGCCCGAAACCTACGTGCACCGCATTGGCCGCACCGGCCGGGCCGGAGCCTTCGGCACCGCGTTTACATTTGTAGAGGAAGAAGAGCGCGCGTATCTACAAGATATTCAGAAGCTTATCCGCAAGCAGCTCGACATCGATAAGGAGCACCCCTTTACTACAAACAGCGTTGCTCCTGTTTCGCTAACAGGTAATGAGCGCATTATCCGGCCCAAAGGCCCGGCGGGCCGGCCGGCCCGCGACGGGCGCGGCGGCAGTAGCCAGGGCCGCAGTGGCGGCCCTTCGGGCGGCGGGCGCGGCGAGCACCGCAGCGGGGGTAGGCCGCAAGCGGCGGGCAGCGGCGAGCGCTCGACTTCGGGCGGCGGGGCGCGCAGCGGCGGCTCGTATCAAGGCCGGCGCAGTGAGGGCGGCGGCCGCCGCCCTAGCTAACCGACAGTAGTAGCCGGTTTGCCAAGGCCGGCTCGACTGCCAGCTAATGCGCCAACTCAAAAAAACGGAATCCCCGTGCCACTAAATGGCGCGGGAATTCCGTTTTTTTGAGTTATTGAGGAAACAAAAATCCGCTCGTTGGGCTTTTTTAAGTAGTTCTTGACGTGTTAACTTAACGCCGTTTTTCAGACCCCTATTTATGACTTCCCGCGTTTCCTTATCCCTCATTCAGGCCCTGCGCGACACCGCCCGCCGCTTGGCCGCCGAAGCTCCCTACCAGTGGGGCCACATGGGCAGCTGCAACTGCGGCCACCTGGCCCAGACCGTCACGCGCCTCACCAAGGCCGAGATTCACACCCAGGCTTTGCAACGCTATGGCGACTGGGAGCGCCAGCTTGTGGACTATTGCCCCACCAGCGGCTTACCCTTCGACCAGACCATTGATGAGATGCTAGCCTTGGGCTTCTCGCGCGAGGACCTGACGCACCTCGAAAAGCTCGGCGACCCGGCCGTGCGCCACGGCATTCCGTTTGAGCGCCGCAACGCCCTGCGCCACAACCAGCGCGACGATGTAGTGCTGTACCTGCGTACCTGGGCTGACCTGCTGGAGCGCCAGCTCGTGGAAGCCCTACCCCTCCCCAACTTCGCCGAGCCGGCCCTGGCTGAGGCTTAGATAGCAACGCAGAATTTTCGCGGTCCGAGCCGGGAAGTCCCTTGGCCTTTGCCCGTGCGGACTCTTAAAGCCTACCCTACTGTTTTCAACGACCAAGCCCCGGCTACGCAATGTGCGTAGCCGGGGCTTGGTCGTTGAAAAGGTTAGTATACTGGTGGGAGCGCGGGTAGCGTACCCTTCACTTAGTAGTTGACGTCGCTGCGCTGGGCTTTGCGGTACTCATCAGTCCGATGGCTCCGCTTGTAGGCGGCATCGGCGCTGGGGTCTTTCTCGGCATCGGGGCCTGTGGAGCAGGCAGCGGTTAGAAACAAGGCCGTGCTGGCGGCTAGCAATAGGGAGTAGGTGCGCAGGCTTTTCATACTGCGAAGGTACGGCCGGCGAGGCTAACGCTAAAAGGCACCCCGCTATTTAACGACCTATCCTCCCTACTTTTTTAATAAGTTTTTTACTGAGCTAGCCTCGCGAAACCCACTTATTAATACGCGGCCCCAGTTAGTGCACCACTTCAGCCGTGCCCGCCAGGTAGACCAGTAACCAGCGCGCCCCTTATTTACAATTGGTTAATAATTTTCAATTTCTCCTTAGGACCTCCTGTTGGCCAGCCGGCCATTTATCTTTCAATCTGTCTGGCACCTACCTACGTGCTATGCTGGCTAGCTGGCTAGAAAAGCAAGCTTTCGGCCAATTGAGTAGGGTTTCAAGCACTCCAAATGAGCCTGCATCGGCAAATGGCGCTCATTGTATTAGCGGCAGAATATTGACTTTATCACAGTCAGTTGTTAGTTAATACTTTTAGTAACAAGGGGCATCATAATCATTAGAAATTTCATTAAATACACATTGTACTTAAGGAATAAATAACGGTAACTTTAGGGATGGTCAATTAAGTTAACTTCTTCTTGATACTTTATAAATTAATTAACTGAAATACAACAGATTAATTAATAAAAATAAAAATAAAAAGCTTCTTTTAACCTCGCACCCAGTAACATTACTAAACCTATTTTTATAGGACGGTTACGGGGCCACCCAGCTGCTGTTTTTATACTTGCTAATCCAATAAAATTCTTAGTGCCATAAGTTGCATTATTCCGTTTAAAGTGCAAGCAAAAGCGATTAGCGGAGCGCTTGTGCCTGCTAAAATAGACTGCTACCAAGGTTAGGGAGTATCGCTAGTCGCATTAGCAGCAGTTGGAGGCAACAGGAAGCCCTACTGCTGAGTCCGTTTGGCGTTAATTCTGCTGTGACTAACGCCGGTATGGCCTAAGCAGCTAGGACGGGACCAAAGCTGCTTCGCATCAAACCCGTTTAGCAATAACCTGGCAAATGGGTAGCTGCATACTAAGGAGCAAGCCCTATGCCAGAAGGCGAGCCGCCTCCCATGTCAAGCGGGTGCGGCTATGCCTCGGGCTGATAGTCGGTGAAGGAGCCGTCGTGATAAAAGATAACGATGCGCCGGATACCCTTCCCTAACTCCACAGGAAAGGGTAGCTGAGCCGCGGTTGGTGGGCCGGCCGAGGCAACTGCCGGGCTGGCTACCCCCCCCGGCTCCGGTAAGAACCTTGTAGGAGCGCGAGTCCCAGTTGCGGGGGTAAGCATCTCGCCCGCGCCCTGCAAAGGGGCTACCGGCACGGCGGAAGGTGGTGCCCAGACTGCCGTGGGTATTGAAGGAGCAACCCGAAAGGGCCTGGGGATAGCTGGCGGAGCCGCAGCTGCCGCGAAAAAAGTCGGCGGGAAGCTAGCTGCGTTAGTCTTCGGCGCTGGTACCACCGCTGCCTGACTGCTTGGCTTGGCCGCTACCGTGGGGGTAGGCGTAGCTAGCAAGGTTTCAATTGGCGGGGTAGGAGCAGCAGTAGCTGCTGCCTTTTCGGCCGCCGGCTCAGCGGCCTCCTTATTAGAGGAAGTGGGTGGTATAGGAGTATTACCACCCTCGACCAGCATCGGGCCGGTACCTCTGAGTAGCCAGGGTAGGGACATTCCGGGAAAAGCATCAATAATTCGCTGCACTACCTCTAGGCTGGGTTTGTTGCGCTCGCTCAGGATGTGGCTTACGACGGGCCTACCAATGCCGATAAGGTCGGCAAACTGGGTGGGAGTTAGCTGCTTTTCTTCCAGCAGTTGCCGAATGCGAGTTACCATACTATGCTTTTGTTTCACAAATGTACGGTACGTTACCTTCGTTTGGTTTTTACCCAGTCGCATCCACCTAATTACAAAAGTAATATAATGAGTAAATCTATTC
The genomic region above belongs to Hymenobacter psoromatis and contains:
- a CDS encoding NUDIX domain-containing protein, whose translation is MQIVHRAVAYDGHFKLNQLTIKTDEGKELPREQFAPGHAVAALVYDTQAHQYLLTRQFRFGAERELLEIAAGMIDKNESPETAVRREIHEELGYEIDQLIPIVTMWPSPGTSAETIAVYYAEVSRQTGPGGGLAAENESIELVRLSREALLKEPLQDAKSLLAVQWAQLHK
- a CDS encoding DEAD/DEAH box helicase, coding for MTFNELNLIEPILRALSEEGYTTPTPIQQQAIPQVLEGHDLLGVAQTGTGKTAAFSVPILQTLHQTSLTQKAGQGPRGRIRCLVLTPTRELAIQIGESFKAYGRHLPQLRSTVIFGGVGQNPQVQALQRGVEILVATPGRLLDLMNQGYVNLQHVEVFVLDEADRMLDMGFIHDIKRILPKLPASRQSLFFSATMPNVIKELSATILRPNPVQVAVTPVSSTADTVTQSVFLVDKNDKPALLRHVLKDPAIKRVLVFTRTKHGANKVTETLEKAQIAAEAIHGNKSQNHRQRALSNFKAGTTRVLVATDIAARGIDVDDLTHVINYEVPNEPETYVHRIGRTGRAGAFGTAFTFVEEEERAYLQDIQKLIRKQLDIDKEHPFTTNSVAPVSLTGNERIIRPKGPAGRPARDGRGGSSQGRSGGPSGGGRGEHRSGGRPQAAGSGERSTSGGGARSGGSYQGRRSEGGGRRPS
- a CDS encoding helix-turn-helix domain-containing protein, translating into MVTRIRQLLEEKQLTPTQFADLIGIGRPVVSHILSERNKPSLEVVQRIIDAFPGMSLPWLLRGTGPMLVEGGNTPIPPTSSNKEAAEPAAEKAAATAAPTPPIETLLATPTPTVAAKPSSQAAVVPAPKTNAASFPPTFFAAAAAPPAIPRPFRVAPSIPTAVWAPPSAVPVAPLQGAGEMLTPATGTRAPTRFLPEPGGVASPAVASAGPPTAAQLPFPVELGKGIRRIVIFYHDGSFTDYQPEA